The proteins below come from a single Lineus longissimus chromosome 5, tnLinLong1.2, whole genome shotgun sequence genomic window:
- the LOC135488630 gene encoding atrial natriuretic peptide receptor 2-like produces MFVVLGVVYLLYRRFQWQKLVNEMKWKLDFGDIMQERKSRSMMRFRSNGCMSVASLGTSVSNNSVREQEYITTGQYNGVIVAMKHIKHLNEIKLTRELKIELSQLHDVVHTNILRFIGACIEPGKVHIVSEYCSKGSLQDVLENENVDLDWSFRHSLINDILKGLQYLHMSKFKCHGNLKSSNCLVDNRFSVKLGDFAPVEWQRESARTGNDLLWTAPEVLRRHCQVNQQSDIYSLAIILQEIIERKGPFYMHHDVIHTANTEAGYAADEIVQKVMDSRTHPVRPTITPGECSVKLSQLVIKCWAENPEARPKLQDVLTEFSGIHGARGKLNIMDSLMQRMEQYANNLEDLVEERTGKYLEEKKRVEELLHRLLPPVIATQIQEKGQVDPETFECVTIYFSDIVGFTKLSSMSTPVQVIDFLNDLYTMFDEIISEYDVYKVETIGDAYMVVSGLPNKNGDNHAAEISKMSLKLLKSIKKFTISHCPDQLLQLRIGLHSGPCAAGVVGLTMPRYCLFGDTVNTASRMESNGEPLKIHISNSTNEILSRYGYFTTTFRGELAIKGKGQMKTYWLDSVTDASRQ; encoded by the exons ATGTTCGTGGTGTTAGGGGTTGTGTACCTTCTATACAG GCGGTTCCAGTGGCAAAAACTGGTTAACGAGATGAAATGGAAGCTTGACTTTGGCGACATTATGCAGGAGAGAAAGTCGCGGTCCATGATGAGGTTTAGGTCGAACGGTTGT atgtCTGTGGCATCATTGGGCACATCAGTGAGCAACAACTCGGTTAGAGAACAAGAATACATTACAACTGGACAATACAAT GGTGTTATAGTGGCTATGAAGCATATTAAACATCTAAATGAAATAAAGCTGACCAGAGAGCTGAAGATCGAGCTGTCACAG CTACACGATGTCGTGCATACCAACATCCTGAGGTTCATTGGTGCCTGTATAGAACCGGGAAAGGTTCACATAGTATCTGAATACTGTTCAAAGGGTAGCCTCCAG GATGTTCTTGAAAACGAAAATGTCGACTTAGACTGGTCGTTTAGACATTCATTGATCAACGATATACTCAAG GGCCTGCAGTATTTACACATGTCAAAGTTTAAATGTCATGGTAACCTGAAGAGTTCCAACTGTCTCGTTGACAACCGATTTAGTGTCAAACTTGGTGATTTTGCTCCCGTGGAATGGCAACGTGAATCTGCGAGAACGGGAAACG ATCTTCTCTGGACGGCACCGGAAGTACTACGCCGCCATTGCCAAGTAAATCAGCAGAGCGACATCTATAGTTTAGCTATCATACTACAGGAGATCATAGAAAGAAAGGGCCCATTCTATATGCATCATGATGTCATCCACACTGCTAATACAGAGGCGGGCTATGCAGCAGATG AGATAGTCCAAAAGGTGATGGATAGTCGAACACACCCGGTCCGTCCTACCATCACCCCTGGCGAGTGTAGCGTCAAGCTGTCGCAACTGGTGATAAAATGCTGGGCGGAGAACCCGGAGGCTAGGCCAAAGCTACAAGACGTGCTGACAGAGTTTAGTGGAATCCACGGAGCGAG AGGGAAGTTAAACATCATGGATAGCCTTATGCAGCGTATGGAGCAGTATGCGAACAACCTCGAGGACCTCGTCGAGGAGAGGACTGGCAAATACCTCGAGGAGAAGAAGAGAGTGGAAGAGCTGCTTCATCGTCTCTTGCCCCC TGTGATAGCTACGCAGATCCAAGAGAAAGGCCAAGTGGATCCCGAGACATTCGAGTGCGTGACCATCTACTTTAGTGATATAGTGGGCTTCACCAAGCTTTCTTCCATGAGCACTCCAGTGCAAGTGATAGATTTCCTGAACGACCTCTACACGATGTTCGACGAGATCATCTCAGAGTATGACGTGTACAAG GTTGAGACTATCGGCGATGCGTACATGGTTGTGTCCGGTTTACCGAACAAAAACGGCGACAACCACGCGGCGGAAATAAGCAAGATGTCATTGAAACTGCTGAAATCGATTAAAAAGTTCACAATCAGCCACTGTCCGGACCAACTGCTACAGTTGCGGATAGGGTTACACTCGG GTCCATGTGCTGCTGGTGTGGTTGGCCTGACGATGCCAAGATACTGCTTGTTCGGCGACACAGTTAATACTGCTTCAAGGATGGAAAGCAATGGGGAAC